The Argiope bruennichi chromosome 9, qqArgBrue1.1, whole genome shotgun sequence genome contains a region encoding:
- the LOC129984525 gene encoding uncharacterized protein LOC129984525, which produces MPALKAATPKPFTKEIITKGYGFYTPQDGSVCRIKVITDEKHILTDLNDDNEKEIIVGDVDEPIDRIIEDCIRTMKEEEVCRLKFEHPCLYPDVVIPIESAEEMRADQSSPIGNESPKMEFDKDTKDESSEMDVTSENPEVVKPESAAEVTPTSESQSEDTEDLPSNIVEIEFQLLAYTREPEIWEMSVTEKWRRATYHKQRGLELYSRGAYQYAFRRFGLTLKYVISLEHDIPSGQEEGMDIKGLKLSCYLNVAACQMRHHNYESVVINSSKALQMQSDNAKALYRRGAAYVQLQEYEKAKEDLTRAQQLEPKNQAVTKQLQLLKSRVQKLNQYYASAMKKYFQ; this is translated from the coding sequence ATGCCTGCCCTGAAAGCTGCTACACCAAAACCTTTCACTAAGGAAATAATTACCAAAGGATATGGTTTTTATACACCCCAAGATGGCTCTGTGTGTAGAATTAAAGTCATTACTGATGAAAAACATATACTGACTGATCTAAATGATGATAATGAAAAAGAGATTATAGTTGGAGATGTTGACGAGCCAATTGATCGAATAATCGAAGACTGCATTCGCACTATGAAGGAGGAGGAAGTTTGTCGCTTAAAATTCGAACACCCCTGCCTTTATCCCGATGTTGTCATACCTATTGAATCTGCTGAAGAAATGAGAGCAGATCAAAGTTCTCCAATTGGTAATGAAAGTCCCAAAATGGAATTTGACAAGGATACTAAAGATGAATCATCTGAAATGGACGTAACTTCAGAGAATCCAGAAGTAGTGAAACCAGAATCTGCTGCTGAAGTAACACCAACTAGTGAATCTCAATCAGAAGACACTGAGGATCTTCCATCCAATATTGTTGAAATTGAATTTCAGCTGTTGGCATACACTAGGGAACCTGAAATATGGGAGATGAGTGTTACTGAAAAATGGCGTCGAGCTACATACCACAAGCAAAGAGGTTTGGAGCTTTATTCTCGGGGAGCCTATCAGTATGCTTTCCGTCGATTTGGTTTGACTTTGAAATATGTTATCTCTTTAGAACATGATATACCTTCTGGTCAAGAGGAAGGAATGGACATCAAAGGACTTAAGTTATCTTGTTATTTAAATGTTGCTGCATGTCAAATGAGGCATCATAATTATGAATCTGTTGTGATAAATTCTTCAAAAGCTTTACAGATGCAATCTGATAATGCCAAAGCTCTTTATAGGAGAGGTGCAGCATATGTACAGTTGCAGGAATATGAAAAGGCCAAAGAAGATTTAACTCGTGCCCAGCAACTTGAACCTAAAAATCAAGCTGTAACGAAACAACTTCAACTCCTAAAAAGCAGAGTtcagaaattaaatcaatattatgcAAGTGCCATGAAAAAGTATTTCCAGTAA